A single region of the Pseudomonas sp. B21-023 genome encodes:
- a CDS encoding VWA domain-containing protein, translated as MTGSTRGRPRAAETGRIAWLATLLKGRPRLRRELCWQQRQAQAPELWLVIVDASASTRRNQALSQAKGLLAGLFDEAYRQRARLALLTASGDKPQWQRHGLKASAALQPWLQALGAGGGTPLPAALEEARHWLLARSKRLPLETQRCLVLTDGRLQQEAQLQPLPCNTLLVDMEMAAVRVGRARQIAEQLHAEYRHIEQFSVVS; from the coding sequence TTGACAGGTAGCACCCGGGGCCGCCCGCGTGCGGCCGAGACTGGCCGCATCGCCTGGCTGGCGACCTTGCTCAAGGGGCGGCCGCGCCTGCGCCGTGAGCTGTGCTGGCAACAACGTCAGGCCCAGGCGCCGGAGCTCTGGCTGGTGATCGTGGATGCATCGGCTTCCACCCGCCGCAACCAGGCACTGTCCCAGGCCAAGGGCCTGCTGGCCGGATTGTTCGATGAGGCCTATCGGCAACGGGCCCGCCTGGCCTTGCTCACGGCCAGTGGCGACAAGCCGCAATGGCAACGGCATGGCCTGAAGGCCTCGGCGGCGTTGCAGCCCTGGTTGCAGGCGCTGGGGGCTGGCGGCGGTACGCCGTTGCCGGCGGCGCTGGAGGAGGCGCGCCACTGGCTGCTGGCGCGGAGCAAGCGCCTGCCCCTGGAGACCCAGCGTTGCCTGGTGCTGACCGATGGTCGCCTGCAGCAGGAAGCACAGTTGCAGCCGTTACCGTGCAACACGTTGCTGGTGGATATGGAAATGGCGGCGGTGCGTGTGGGTCGTGCACGACAAATTGCCGAACAACTACATGCCGAATATCGGCATATCGAGCAGTTCAGCGTGGTCAGTTAA
- a CDS encoding C39 family peptidase: MRMIALAFLLCMASYSEAAQMPLSVLPGGAVIYKPIQSIRERKFADLVQQKTDFSCGAAALATILRQAYWLDVDEQHIIEGMLAHADQDLVRVQGFSMLDMKRYVESLGMRARGYRVAAETLNSVRIPVVVLMDIRGYKHFVVMQRVDKGWVYIGDPVLGHKRYKVEDFLKGWNGIIFAVIGQGYDKTNALLDPPLPLSAKGRINNFTPVKDADLMDFGFIRSDFF; encoded by the coding sequence ATGCGGATGATCGCCTTGGCGTTTTTGCTGTGCATGGCAAGCTACAGCGAAGCGGCGCAGATGCCGCTTTCGGTTTTGCCGGGGGGCGCGGTGATCTACAAGCCCATCCAGAGCATCCGTGAGCGCAAGTTCGCCGACCTGGTGCAACAGAAGACCGATTTCAGTTGCGGCGCCGCGGCGCTGGCAACCATCCTGCGCCAGGCCTACTGGCTGGACGTGGACGAACAACACATCATCGAAGGCATGCTGGCTCACGCCGACCAGGACCTGGTACGGGTGCAGGGCTTCTCCATGCTCGACATGAAACGCTACGTGGAAAGCCTGGGCATGCGTGCCCGCGGCTACCGGGTCGCTGCCGAAACCCTGAACAGCGTGCGTATACCCGTGGTGGTGCTGATGGACATCCGTGGCTACAAGCACTTCGTGGTCATGCAACGGGTCGACAAGGGCTGGGTCTATATCGGCGATCCGGTCCTGGGCCACAAGCGCTACAAGGTCGAGGACTTCCTCAAGGGCTGGAACGGCATCATCTTCGCCGTGATCGGCCAGGGTTACGACAAGACCAATGCCTTGCTCGACCCTCCTCTGCCGCTGAGCGCCAAGGGCCGGATCAACAACTTTACCCCGGTCAAGGACGCTGACCTGATGGACTTCGGCTTCATCCGCAGCGACTTCTTCTAA
- a CDS encoding heme utilization protein — MKPSMALKPLVFAIAAIMAVAVQAGQNDPRGGHNNGHNNGHNNGHHTPPPTKIPVYATANAWDKQSSTNNRINNEGTVNEAEMSSSASGTSGNVGVNVAAGAGNQQDNAAAIANAGADSSLDNSFVFGSASATADVRQYSNNNKVNNYGTTNSGIMSGSGNNGSGNMGINIAGGDLNQQKNTMAIANSNAPLGNATATASADQNGPGLVVNNSADRTYRVDTLTFTTTKSGSASYDKDSSYSKEGSSSSSWEAAGANSWNASGSKSSDASGSRSHESSASASGSLNASLDASASGSVTQTQDFGRHERSRTDSFDASLNASIDASYDKSHEKSSSSSFEKAYDSSFEKAYDSSYEKSGSKASEFAKSGSKSFSESSSYDLSNTVSFQVLTPTGWANPVTNTATLSGSVNGGSGNLGVNVAAGVGNQQSNSLAISNTSF, encoded by the coding sequence ATGAAACCCTCGATGGCACTCAAGCCTCTGGTTTTCGCAATTGCTGCGATCATGGCTGTGGCTGTACAAGCTGGGCAGAACGATCCACGTGGCGGCCACAACAATGGCCATAACAATGGCCACAACAACGGTCATCACACCCCTCCTCCTACCAAGATCCCGGTATATGCAACCGCCAATGCCTGGGACAAGCAAAGCAGCACCAACAACCGCATCAACAATGAAGGCACCGTGAACGAAGCCGAAATGAGCAGCTCGGCCTCCGGCACCAGCGGCAACGTGGGTGTCAACGTCGCGGCCGGCGCCGGCAACCAGCAGGACAACGCCGCCGCCATCGCCAACGCCGGCGCCGACTCGAGCCTGGACAACAGCTTCGTGTTCGGCTCCGCCTCGGCCACCGCCGACGTACGCCAGTACAGCAACAACAACAAGGTCAACAATTACGGCACCACCAACTCCGGCATCATGAGCGGCTCGGGCAACAACGGCAGCGGCAACATGGGCATCAACATTGCCGGTGGCGACCTGAACCAGCAGAAAAACACCATGGCCATTGCCAACTCCAATGCGCCACTGGGTAATGCCACCGCCACCGCCTCTGCCGACCAGAATGGCCCAGGCCTGGTAGTGAACAACAGCGCCGACCGCACCTACCGGGTCGATACGCTGACCTTCACCACCACGAAAAGTGGTAGTGCCTCGTACGACAAGGACTCCAGCTACAGCAAGGAAGGCAGCTCGTCTTCGAGCTGGGAGGCGGCCGGAGCCAACAGCTGGAACGCCAGTGGCTCGAAGAGCTCCGACGCCAGCGGTTCGCGCAGCCACGAATCGAGTGCTTCGGCTAGCGGTTCTCTGAACGCTTCGCTGGATGCCTCGGCAAGCGGCAGTGTGACCCAGACACAGGACTTCGGCCGCCACGAGCGCAGCCGCACCGACTCGTTCGATGCATCGCTGAACGCTTCGATCGACGCTTCGTATGACAAATCGCACGAGAAGTCCTCCAGCTCCTCGTTCGAGAAGGCTTACGACTCTTCGTTCGAAAAGGCCTACGACTCTTCGTACGAAAAATCGGGCAGCAAAGCTTCCGAATTTGCCAAGTCCGGCTCGAAGAGCTTCAGCGAGTCCAGCTCGTACGACCTGAGCAACACCGTGTCGTTCCAGGTGCTGACCCCTACCGGTTGGGCTAACCCTGTGACCAACACCGCAACCCTCAGTGGTTCGGTGAACGGTGGCAGCGGCAACCTCGGCGTCAACGTCGCAGCCGGTGTGGGCAACCAGCAGAGCAACTCGCTGGCCATCTCCAACACCTCGTTCTGA
- a CDS encoding sigma-54 dependent transcriptional regulator, with protein sequence MLEPASHRRLLIVDPCDDCHRLLPGLRSVGWDVRSCTLEAALEQPCDVGLVRLQASHLLHPEALKDLIKRSNTEWIAVLSAEELRLQNVGDFVCEWFFDFHTLPFDVSRVQVTLGRAFGMARLRGKGAVRVDEPEHELLGESRPIRELRKLLGKLAPTESPVLIRGESGTGKELVARTLHRQSQRWDKPFIAINCGAIPEHLIQSELFGHEKGAFTGAHQRKVGRIEAANGGTLFLDEIGDLPLELQANLLRFLQEKHIERVGGNQPIAVDVRVLAATHVDLEKAIALARFREDLYYRLNVLQVVTAPLRDRHGDLSMLASHFSQFYSAETGRRPRSFSDGALAAMGRHEWPGNVRELANRVRRGLVLAEGRQIEAQDLGLQDLQEQDQPLGTLEDYKHRAERQALCDVLNRHSDNLSIAAKVLGVSRPTFYRLLHKHQIR encoded by the coding sequence ATGCTTGAACCTGCATCCCACCGCCGCCTGCTGATCGTCGACCCCTGCGACGATTGCCACCGCCTGTTGCCGGGCTTGCGCAGTGTCGGCTGGGATGTCCGAAGTTGCACGCTCGAGGCGGCGCTGGAGCAACCCTGCGATGTTGGCCTGGTGCGCTTGCAAGCCTCGCACCTGCTGCACCCCGAAGCGCTCAAGGACCTGATCAAGCGCAGCAATACCGAGTGGATCGCCGTGCTCAGCGCCGAGGAACTGCGCCTGCAGAATGTCGGAGATTTCGTCTGCGAGTGGTTTTTTGACTTCCATACGTTGCCGTTCGATGTCTCCCGGGTGCAGGTCACCCTGGGCCGTGCCTTTGGCATGGCACGCCTGCGCGGCAAGGGCGCGGTGCGGGTCGATGAGCCCGAACACGAACTGCTGGGCGAAAGCCGGCCGATCCGCGAGTTGCGCAAGTTGCTCGGCAAGCTGGCGCCGACCGAGTCGCCAGTGCTGATCCGTGGCGAAAGCGGAACCGGCAAGGAACTGGTGGCGCGCACCCTGCACCGGCAATCACAACGCTGGGACAAACCGTTCATTGCCATCAATTGCGGGGCCATACCGGAACACCTGATCCAGTCCGAGCTGTTTGGCCATGAAAAGGGTGCCTTCACCGGGGCCCACCAGCGCAAGGTGGGGCGCATCGAAGCGGCCAATGGTGGCACCCTGTTTCTCGACGAGATCGGTGACCTGCCTTTGGAGCTACAGGCCAACCTGCTGCGCTTTCTTCAGGAAAAACACATCGAACGGGTGGGCGGCAATCAACCCATCGCCGTCGACGTCAGGGTTCTGGCGGCGACCCATGTGGACCTGGAAAAGGCCATCGCCTTGGCGCGGTTTCGCGAAGACCTGTACTACCGCCTGAATGTGCTGCAAGTGGTGACCGCGCCACTGCGTGACCGGCATGGCGACCTGTCGATGCTGGCCAGCCATTTCTCGCAGTTCTACAGCGCCGAGACGGGCAGGCGGCCACGTTCGTTCAGCGACGGTGCCTTGGCGGCCATGGGCCGGCACGAGTGGCCGGGCAATGTGCGCGAGTTGGCCAACCGGGTTCGGCGTGGCCTGGTGCTGGCCGAAGGCCGGCAGATCGAGGCCCAGGACCTGGGGCTGCAGGACCTGCAGGAACAGGACCAGCCGCTGGGCACGCTGGAGGACTACAAGCACCGCGCCGAGCGGCAGGCGTTGTGCGATGTGCTGAACCGGCACAGCGACAACCTGAGTATCGCGGCCAAGGTGCTGGGTGTGTCGCGGCCGACGTTTTACCGGTTGTTGCACAAGCACCAGATTCGTTGA
- a CDS encoding ATP-binding protein yields MSEPVQFPLAAVVGADDLKLALCLTAIDPKIGGVLIEGPRGMAKSTLARGLADLLGGGPFVTLPLGATEERLVGTLDLDAALSQGQARFSPGVLAHADGGVLYVDEVNLLPDPLVDLLLDVAASGTNRIERDGISHRHAARFVLIGTMNPEEGELRPQLLDRFGLNVALEGLPAPEARQQIIRRRLAFDNDPQAFCAQWAPQQTALRQRCQAAREQLASIPLDDQALAWITERCFAAGVDGMRADLVWLRAARAHAAWRGSTVIEEADVEAVAEFALRHRRRAHAPQAQAATAGEPPRPPQTQGGQGAWGALPPQAVATGVRREVPNWAKKP; encoded by the coding sequence ATGAGCGAACCCGTACAATTTCCCCTGGCCGCCGTGGTCGGCGCCGACGACCTCAAGCTGGCCCTGTGCCTGACCGCGATCGACCCGAAAATCGGTGGCGTACTGATCGAAGGCCCTCGGGGCATGGCCAAGAGCACCCTGGCACGGGGCCTGGCCGACCTGCTGGGCGGCGGGCCGTTCGTGACCCTGCCACTGGGGGCGACCGAAGAGCGTCTGGTCGGCACCCTCGACCTCGATGCCGCTTTGAGCCAGGGCCAGGCGCGGTTCTCGCCGGGTGTGCTGGCCCATGCCGACGGTGGCGTACTGTACGTCGATGAAGTGAATCTGCTACCCGATCCCTTGGTGGACCTGCTGCTGGATGTAGCTGCCAGCGGGACCAATCGCATCGAGCGCGATGGCATCTCCCATCGGCACGCCGCCCGGTTCGTGCTGATCGGTACCATGAACCCGGAGGAGGGCGAGCTGCGGCCGCAACTGCTCGACCGGTTTGGCCTGAACGTGGCCTTGGAGGGCCTGCCCGCGCCCGAAGCACGGCAGCAGATCATTCGCCGTCGGCTGGCCTTCGACAACGACCCACAGGCGTTCTGTGCCCAGTGGGCGCCCCAGCAGACCGCGCTGCGCCAGCGTTGCCAGGCCGCGCGCGAGCAATTGGCATCGATCCCCTTGGACGACCAGGCCTTGGCCTGGATCACCGAGCGCTGCTTTGCCGCCGGGGTGGACGGCATGCGCGCCGACCTGGTCTGGCTGCGGGCGGCACGGGCCCACGCCGCCTGGCGTGGCAGTACGGTGATAGAGGAAGCGGATGTGGAGGCGGTTGCCGAGTTTGCCTTGCGCCATCGCCGTCGCGCCCACGCACCGCAAGCGCAGGCTGCCACGGCGGGCGAGCCTCCTCGGCCGCCGCAAACGCAAGGCGGGCAGGGCGCCTGGGGCGCGTTGCCGCCCCAGGCGGTGGCGACGGGCGTACGCCGCGAGGTACCGAACTGGGCAAAAAAGCCCTGA
- the cobN gene encoding cobaltochelatase subunit CobN: protein MHLLRTQPGGFVPDDSIADLGQTPAELVILCSGDSHLALLAETAEQLPADFPSVRLANPMQVQNHASVDLYVDEVLRHAKVILVSLHGGVGYWRYGVEQLVELAARGVQLILVPGDDRPDPELTGLGTVGGEQAERLWHFLRQGGKANALNLFNCLASQWLGRAYPWAEPQPLPRTVVYHPAKATARLEDWYTEWHPEYPVAPLLFYRSHLQAANTAFIDVFCQRLQACGLNPLPIAVASLKERGCLDLVEAWLDEVQAEVVINTTGFALSSPEQPNLRPLRRDVPVLQAICAQDNQPGWEQSEQGLGARDLAMHIALPELDGRIITRPVSFKDLAWRSERSQSDVVCYRAHPERMDFVAELARRWVTLARLDNQEKRVALVLANYPTRDGRIGNGVGLDTPGAALNILKALQAQGYPVAGLPDSGTELIHQLLGGVTNDLDHLDQRPCAQSLALADYHSAFAALPEANQRAVLERWGPPEQDPMFRSGRMMVAGLRYGLTFVGIQPARGYQVDHSAVYHDPDLVPPHGYLAFHFWLRNGYAADALIHVGKHGNLEWLPGKGVGLSAECWPDALLGPLPNIYPFIVNDPGEGAQAKRRTQAVIIDHLMPPLTRAETYGPLRHLEQLADEYYEAQLLDPRRANELQRDILALVKANHIDRELQLEGQLEDAAVWLPRLDTYLCDLKESQIRDGLHVFGQSPQGRLRSDTLLALARVARGDGKGGNASLIRVLAKALALGFDPLDCDLGQPWDGPRPGLLLQVDSSAWRTCGDTRERLEWLALTLIEQALQGAAALPDEDGWAPVREVLQALVEQIAPDLDACGAAEIDGLLAALAGRFVPAGPSGAPSRGRLDVLPTGRNFYTVDVRNLPTTTAWRLGFASANLILERHLQDHGDHLRQLGLSVWGTATMRTGGDDIAQALALMGVRPVWATGSQRVDDFEILPLSLLDRPRVDVTLRVSGFFRDAFGNLIRLFDAAVQAVAALDEPDDLNPLAARVRAEREALLGAGMALEQAARQAGWRVFGAKPGAYGAGVQNAIDGRLWHSRDDLAEVYLNHGGYAYGASDEGTPARAAFAQRLAQVQAVLQNQDNHEHDLLDSNDYYQFQGGMLAAAETLAGTSRASYHGDHSQADRPRVRTLKEELNRVIRARALNPKWIDGAKRHGYKGAFELAATVDNLFAFDATTHLIDDHHYQGLADAYVLDPATRDFMREHNPEALRDLTERLLEAQQRGLWQEPGDYRESLEQQLLAGEEDS, encoded by the coding sequence ATGCACCTGCTGCGGACCCAGCCCGGCGGCTTTGTGCCGGACGACAGCATCGCCGACCTCGGCCAGACCCCCGCCGAACTGGTGATCCTCTGCAGCGGTGATTCACACCTGGCGCTGCTTGCCGAAACCGCCGAGCAGTTGCCGGCGGATTTCCCCAGCGTGCGCCTGGCCAACCCGATGCAGGTGCAGAACCATGCCTCGGTCGACCTGTATGTCGACGAGGTGCTGCGCCATGCCAAGGTGATCCTGGTGTCGCTGCATGGCGGTGTCGGTTACTGGCGCTATGGTGTCGAACAACTGGTCGAGTTGGCGGCCCGTGGCGTACAGCTGATCCTGGTACCCGGCGACGACCGTCCCGACCCGGAGCTGACCGGACTGGGCACGGTGGGCGGTGAACAGGCCGAGCGCCTCTGGCATTTCCTGCGCCAGGGTGGCAAGGCCAATGCACTGAACCTGTTCAACTGCCTGGCCAGCCAGTGGCTGGGGCGCGCCTACCCCTGGGCCGAGCCGCAGCCCTTGCCGCGCACGGTGGTCTATCACCCGGCCAAGGCCACCGCACGGCTCGAGGACTGGTACACCGAATGGCATCCGGAGTACCCGGTGGCACCGCTGCTGTTCTACCGCTCCCACCTGCAGGCAGCCAACACCGCGTTCATCGATGTGTTCTGCCAGCGCCTGCAGGCTTGCGGCTTGAATCCGTTACCGATCGCGGTGGCCAGCCTCAAGGAACGCGGCTGCCTGGACCTGGTCGAGGCCTGGCTCGACGAAGTGCAGGCCGAGGTGGTGATCAACACCACCGGCTTTGCCCTGTCCAGCCCCGAACAGCCCAATCTGCGCCCATTGCGCCGCGATGTGCCGGTGTTGCAGGCGATCTGCGCCCAGGACAACCAGCCCGGCTGGGAGCAGAGCGAGCAGGGCCTCGGCGCCCGCGACCTGGCAATGCACATCGCCTTGCCCGAGCTGGACGGGCGCATCATCACCCGGCCGGTGAGCTTCAAGGACCTGGCTTGGCGCAGTGAGCGCAGCCAGTCCGACGTGGTCTGCTACCGCGCCCACCCCGAACGCATGGATTTCGTCGCCGAGCTGGCGCGACGCTGGGTGACACTGGCGCGCCTGGACAACCAGGAGAAGCGTGTGGCCCTGGTGCTGGCCAACTACCCGACCCGCGACGGGCGCATCGGCAATGGTGTCGGCCTCGACACCCCAGGCGCCGCGTTGAATATCCTCAAGGCCCTGCAGGCGCAGGGTTATCCGGTAGCCGGCCTGCCCGACAGCGGCACCGAGTTGATCCACCAGTTGCTCGGCGGTGTCACCAACGACCTCGATCACCTTGACCAGCGCCCCTGTGCCCAGAGCCTGGCCCTGGCCGACTACCACAGCGCCTTCGCCGCGTTGCCCGAGGCCAACCAGCGCGCCGTGCTGGAGCGCTGGGGGCCGCCCGAGCAGGACCCGATGTTCCGCAGCGGGCGCATGATGGTCGCCGGCTTGCGCTACGGCCTGACCTTCGTCGGCATCCAGCCGGCGCGGGGCTACCAGGTGGACCACAGCGCCGTGTACCACGACCCGGACCTGGTGCCGCCGCACGGCTACCTGGCGTTCCACTTCTGGTTGCGCAACGGCTACGCCGCCGATGCGCTGATCCATGTCGGCAAGCACGGCAATCTGGAATGGCTGCCAGGCAAGGGCGTGGGGCTGTCCGCCGAATGCTGGCCGGACGCGTTGCTCGGGCCGCTGCCCAACATCTATCCGTTCATTGTCAATGACCCAGGCGAGGGCGCCCAGGCCAAGCGCCGTACCCAGGCGGTAATCATCGACCACCTGATGCCGCCATTGACCCGCGCCGAGACCTACGGCCCGCTGCGCCACCTTGAGCAGCTGGCCGACGAGTACTACGAAGCGCAGCTGCTCGATCCACGTCGCGCCAATGAGTTGCAGCGCGACATCCTCGCACTGGTCAAGGCCAACCACATCGACCGTGAACTGCAGCTTGAAGGGCAGCTGGAGGATGCTGCGGTGTGGTTGCCGCGCCTGGATACCTACCTGTGCGACCTCAAGGAGTCGCAGATCCGCGATGGCCTGCATGTGTTCGGTCAGTCGCCCCAGGGGCGCCTGCGCAGCGACACGCTGCTGGCCCTGGCGCGGGTGGCGCGGGGAGATGGCAAGGGCGGTAACGCCAGCCTGATTCGCGTGCTGGCCAAGGCCTTGGCGTTGGGCTTCGATCCGTTGGACTGCGACCTGGGACAGCCCTGGGATGGGCCGCGCCCGGGCCTGCTGCTGCAAGTCGACAGCAGCGCATGGCGTACCTGTGGTGATACCCGTGAGCGCCTGGAGTGGCTGGCGCTGACATTGATCGAGCAGGCATTGCAAGGGGCTGCGGCGTTGCCGGATGAAGACGGCTGGGCACCGGTACGCGAGGTGTTGCAGGCGCTGGTCGAACAGATCGCACCGGACCTGGACGCCTGTGGCGCCGCCGAGATCGACGGCCTGCTGGCCGCGCTGGCCGGGCGTTTCGTCCCGGCCGGGCCCAGTGGCGCGCCCAGCCGTGGCCGCCTGGACGTGTTGCCCACCGGGCGCAACTTCTACACCGTCGATGTGCGCAACCTGCCGACCACCACGGCCTGGCGCCTGGGGTTCGCCTCGGCCAACCTGATCCTCGAGCGCCACCTGCAGGACCACGGCGACCACTTGCGTCAGCTGGGTCTGTCGGTGTGGGGCACGGCGACCATGCGCACCGGTGGCGACGACATCGCCCAGGCCCTGGCGCTGATGGGCGTGCGTCCGGTGTGGGCCACCGGCAGCCAGCGGGTTGACGACTTCGAGATCCTGCCATTGAGCCTGCTAGACCGGCCGCGGGTGGATGTGACGCTGCGGGTGTCGGGTTTCTTCCGTGACGCCTTCGGCAACCTGATCCGCCTGTTCGACGCCGCGGTGCAGGCAGTGGCCGCGCTGGACGAGCCGGACGACCTGAACCCCCTGGCCGCCCGGGTGCGCGCCGAGCGTGAAGCGTTGCTCGGCGCCGGCATGGCGCTGGAGCAGGCGGCGCGGCAGGCCGGCTGGCGGGTGTTCGGAGCCAAGCCGGGGGCTTACGGAGCGGGCGTGCAGAACGCCATCGACGGGCGCCTGTGGCACAGCCGCGACGACCTGGCCGAGGTCTACCTCAACCATGGTGGCTACGCCTACGGCGCCAGCGACGAGGGCACGCCGGCCCGCGCCGCATTCGCCCAGCGCCTGGCGCAGGTACAGGCGGTGCTGCAGAACCAGGACAACCACGAGCACGACCTGCTCGACTCCAACGACTACTACCAGTTCCAGGGCGGCATGCTGGCGGCCGCCGAAACCCTGGCCGGCACCTCGCGGGCCAGTTACCACGGCGATCACAGCCAGGCCGACCGGCCGCGGGTGCGGACCCTGAAGGAAGAACTCAACCGAGTGATCCGTGCCCGCGCGCTCAATCCGAAATGGATCGACGGCGCCAAGCGTCATGGCTATAAAGGTGCATTCGAGCTGGCGGCGACGGTCGACAACCTGTTTGCCTTCGACGCCACCACCCACCTGATCGACGACCATCATTACCAGGGCCTGGCCGACGCCTATGTGCTCGACCCGGCCACCCGTGATTTCATGCGCGAGCACAACCCCGAAGCCCTGCGCGACCTTACCGAGCGCTTGCTGGAAGCCCAGCAGCGCGGATTGTGGCAGGAGCCGGGCGACTATCGCGAGAGCCTCGAGCAGCAGTTGCTCGCCGGCGAGGAAGACAGCTGA
- a CDS encoding LTA synthase family protein: MNNLLGHPRARLAALAILVLVIPLTARALLGWSNPFGYLSDLAIGSLLVLLLLRRPWWLALPLLLAWVGLWVASAELVSAVGRLPTVDDLSYLIDPQFMENSTGGGLAHAWLPALLVAGLGAWLASVWRSPASASLPRRLWAVPLALFGLHWGGQQLSPSDADQWRQYGLTHQALSTAVGKVQHQALSRMGRVPAVTALSSAGLTQSDLNGVKLLDAAGKARNLLIITVEGIPGAYLRPNREALGSHYQQDLMPRLSQWAERGMNTPDYVLHTHQTIRGLYAMLCGDYDKLANGTPKGVELLTQQQRNQACLPAQLREAGFATHYLQGAGLRFMAKDRIMPHIGFDTVHGLEWFANDNYLEFPWGKDDRAFFEGALDYVGELRKQPKPWMLTLLTVGTHQPYSAPEAYLQRFDTPKQAAVAYLDDALGSFLDGLERQGVLEDTLVIVTSDESHGIDGVRLASAWGFNLTLAPEQAQLPRLKQGTYGHVDLSTSLLDYFALPIPAALAGRSLYRDYDSGREMISYTNGMLRYHDGQGTLSECDFQQRCRRYASPGFIADQAKFVGRGDDSLGRQIGLLAASLDQSLLQTPLNLRYQFGGPSPIALAERIKDDWADNLIGAQYLEMPEGTRTRVRLKVRALDPRHAAYIRLKAKELEQDVQLGLPEEMRVTADEPLEMQFDFDNPTVRKAFSFHLLGYGGGEVEVSDFSVITELPDEPETMEELADGHLAQSS; encoded by the coding sequence GTGAACAACCTGCTCGGTCACCCTCGCGCCCGCCTTGCCGCCCTGGCAATCCTGGTGCTGGTGATACCCCTGACCGCGCGCGCCCTGCTGGGCTGGTCCAACCCCTTTGGCTATCTGTCCGACCTCGCCATCGGCAGCCTGTTGGTCCTGCTCCTGCTGCGACGTCCCTGGTGGCTGGCCCTGCCGCTGCTGTTGGCCTGGGTCGGCCTGTGGGTGGCATCCGCCGAGCTGGTCAGCGCCGTCGGCAGGCTGCCCACGGTCGACGACCTGAGCTACCTGATCGACCCGCAGTTCATGGAGAACTCCACCGGCGGCGGACTGGCCCATGCCTGGCTCCCCGCCCTGCTGGTCGCCGGCCTTGGCGCCTGGCTGGCGAGCGTATGGCGATCGCCCGCCAGCGCGTCATTGCCACGACGACTCTGGGCCGTGCCCCTGGCGCTGTTCGGCCTGCACTGGGGCGGCCAGCAACTGTCCCCCTCGGACGCCGACCAATGGCGCCAGTACGGCCTCACCCACCAGGCGCTGTCGACGGCAGTGGGCAAGGTGCAGCATCAGGCCTTGAGCCGTATGGGCCGGGTGCCGGCAGTCACGGCGCTGTCCAGCGCCGGCCTTACCCAGTCCGACCTCAATGGCGTCAAGCTGCTCGACGCAGCGGGCAAGGCACGCAACCTGCTGATCATCACCGTCGAGGGCATCCCCGGCGCTTACCTGCGCCCCAACCGCGAGGCACTGGGCAGCCACTACCAGCAGGACCTGATGCCCCGTCTCAGCCAGTGGGCCGAGCGCGGCATGAACACCCCCGACTATGTATTGCACACACACCAGACCATTCGCGGCCTGTACGCGATGCTCTGCGGTGACTACGACAAGCTGGCCAACGGCACGCCCAAGGGGGTCGAGCTGCTGACCCAGCAGCAACGCAACCAGGCCTGTCTGCCGGCCCAGCTGCGCGAGGCCGGCTTCGCCACCCATTACCTGCAAGGCGCCGGGCTGCGTTTCATGGCCAAGGACCGGATCATGCCCCACATCGGCTTCGACACGGTGCATGGGCTGGAGTGGTTCGCCAACGACAACTACCTGGAATTCCCCTGGGGCAAGGATGATCGCGCGTTCTTCGAAGGTGCGCTCGACTACGTCGGCGAGCTGCGCAAGCAACCAAAACCCTGGATGCTCACCCTGCTCACGGTCGGCACCCACCAGCCCTATTCGGCGCCGGAGGCCTATCTGCAACGCTTCGATACGCCCAAGCAGGCTGCGGTGGCCTACCTCGACGATGCCCTTGGCAGCTTCCTCGACGGTCTCGAGCGCCAGGGCGTACTGGAAGACACCCTGGTGATCGTCACCTCCGACGAATCCCACGGCATCGATGGCGTGCGCCTGGCCTCGGCCTGGGGCTTCAACCTCACGCTCGCACCGGAGCAGGCCCAACTGCCCAGGCTCAAGCAGGGCACCTACGGCCACGTCGACCTGAGCACCTCGCTGCTCGACTACTTTGCCCTGCCAATCCCTGCGGCCTTGGCCGGCCGCTCGCTGTACCGCGACTACGACAGTGGCCGCGAGATGATTTCCTACACCAATGGCATGCTGCGCTACCACGACGGCCAGGGCACCCTCAGCGAGTGCGATTTCCAGCAACGCTGCCGACGCTATGCAAGCCCCGGTTTCATTGCCGACCAGGCCAAATTCGTCGGCCGTGGGGACGACAGCCTCGGGCGGCAGATAGGCCTGCTGGCCGCCAGCCTCGACCAGTCGTTGCTGCAGACTCCGCTCAACCTGCGCTACCAGTTCGGCGGTCCCTCACCCATTGCCCTGGCTGAGCGCATCAAGGATGACTGGGCCGACAACCTGATCGGCGCGCAATACCTGGAGATGCCCGAAGGCACCCGCACCCGGGTACGTCTCAAGGTGCGGGCGCTGGACCCACGCCATGCCGCCTACATCCGGCTCAAGGCCAAGGAGCTTGAGCAGGACGTACAGCTTGGCTTGCCCGAGGAAATGCGGGTAACGGCCGACGAGCCGCTGGAAATGCAGTTCGACTTCGACAACCCCACCGTGCGCAAGGCATTTTCCTTCCACCTGTTGGGGTATGGGGGCGGCGAGGTGGAGGTCAGCGACTTCAGCGTGATCACCGAGCTGCCCGACGAGCCGGAGACGATGGAGGAACTGGCGGACGGGCATCTTGCCCAGTCGAGCTGA